In one Armatimonadota bacterium genomic region, the following are encoded:
- a CDS encoding HDOD domain-containing protein has product MSHTVTIEQIVAKTTDLPTIPAAAIKVMREAQSSSASAATVAKIIVTDQALSARVLRLANSAFYGLSRRIVDLPEAVVVLGMKTVKNLALVAGTYPWMQRPVTGYCLGPAEMWRHAFGTAVASQLIATASRKAPEDVAFTAGLLHDLGKVALSVWIEEKLGAILLYAGREGIAFDEAERRVLGYDHCQVGFHLATNWNLPEEICEAALHHHAPSQAREHQNVVDCAHVGDYICSAMGFGLGGDGLSYRFDESSLARLGLIAESLDKLTDEFIEKFEEYESLFKEIAA; this is encoded by the coding sequence ATGAGCCACACCGTCACTATCGAACAAATTGTTGCAAAAACGACGGACTTGCCCACGATTCCCGCTGCCGCCATCAAGGTGATGCGGGAAGCCCAGTCGTCGAGCGCCAGCGCGGCGACGGTTGCCAAGATCATCGTCACCGACCAAGCCCTTAGCGCCCGGGTCTTGCGCCTGGCCAACAGTGCCTTTTATGGATTGAGTCGCCGCATCGTCGATTTGCCGGAGGCCGTCGTCGTGCTCGGCATGAAAACGGTCAAAAACCTAGCCCTGGTGGCCGGAACCTATCCTTGGATGCAACGCCCTGTGACGGGCTATTGCCTGGGCCCGGCCGAAATGTGGCGGCACGCCTTTGGCACCGCCGTCGCCAGCCAATTGATCGCCACCGCCAGCCGGAAGGCGCCCGAAGACGTCGCGTTCACAGCCGGCCTGCTCCACGACCTTGGAAAAGTGGCGTTGAGCGTCTGGATCGAAGAGAAATTGGGGGCGATCCTTCTTTACGCCGGAAGAGAGGGGATTGCGTTTGACGAGGCAGAACGGCGAGTTTTGGGATACGACCACTGTCAAGTCGGTTTCCATTTGGCGACAAATTGGAATTTGCCCGAGGAGATTTGCGAAGCTGCCTTGCACCACCACGCGCCCAGCCAAGCAAGGGAACACCAGAATGTGGTCGATTGCGCCCACGTTGGCGATTACATCTGCTCGGCAATGGGGTTCGGTCTGGGCGGGGACGGGCTTTCCTACCGGTTCGATGAATCGAGTTTGGCCCGCTTGGGGCTCATCGCCGAATCGTTGGACAAGTTAACCGACGAATTCATCGAAAAATTCGAAGAGTACGAATCTCTCTTCAAGGAAATTGCCGCATGA
- a CDS encoding chemotaxis protein CheD (catalyzes the conversion of glutamine residues to glutamate on methyl-accepting chemotaxis receptors) — MAVGSQHLVGMAEIKVASGPAKFTCLGLGSCIGLVALDEQADVCGMIHIMLPEAFKDKPVDKPGKFADTGIPELLRQLESLGAQRNRLVISYAGGAQVFKFGSDSNSRMDVGLRNAEAVAVILKSLGLRPLASDVGGSSGRTVTVLSEDGLVNVRTVNGGEKSLCCLRRNKKGAAA; from the coding sequence ATGGCGGTCGGTAGCCAGCATTTGGTGGGCATGGCCGAGATCAAAGTGGCCTCTGGCCCGGCCAAATTCACCTGCTTGGGCTTAGGTTCCTGCATCGGCCTGGTGGCATTAGATGAGCAGGCAGACGTGTGCGGGATGATCCACATCATGCTCCCAGAGGCGTTCAAAGACAAACCTGTGGACAAGCCGGGGAAGTTTGCCGACACGGGCATCCCGGAATTGCTGCGACAACTGGAAAGCCTTGGCGCCCAACGCAACCGGCTTGTCATCTCTTATGCCGGCGGGGCCCAGGTTTTCAAATTCGGGTCAGATTCCAACTCCCGCATGGATGTTGGACTCCGCAACGCCGAGGCGGTGGCAGTGATCCTCAAGTCGCTCGGGCTGCGGCCCTTGGCCTCCGATGTCGGCGGGTCGAGCGGACGGACCGTGACGGTGCTTTCGGAAGACGGCCTGGTCAACGTGCGAACCGTGAACGGCGGCGAAAAGAGCCTTTGCTGCCTGCGGCGGAACAAGAAGGGGGCAGCGGCATGA